The Lewinellaceae bacterium nucleotide sequence GGTGTGTGTATCGATTAATTTCATTCCTGTGGTATTCTTTTCGGGGCAAATGTAAGAAAAAAATCTGGTTGCTGGGTGCTGGGTGCTGTTTGCTGGTTACTTGTTGCTGGTTACTTGTTACTGGTTACTTGTTGCTGGTTACTTGTCGCTGGTTTGTTGCTGGTTTGACTTCTACATTTATTATTTTACATTTTACATTCATCTGTCCGTGCCCCTTCGGGTCGGGCTGCTGCGGGGTTCGCTATTCGCTCACCTGTCCTGCCATAAGGAAACCGATAGGTCGGGAGGCTTCGCCGCTGCGCGTCTTGTCCGGTGCCTTGCACCGCCCCTCCATATCCCTCACGCAGTCGCAAACGTTTACCTCTTTATATAAGGTATAGATTAGAAAAGTGGAAGCTTTGGTGTGTGGAGATCTTAAGAAGGTAGATAATTGAGAAAGCGTGACCTGAATAACACCCTCAATGGTTAGCGACGGAGCAAAGGAAACCATCAGAGGTAAAAACAAAAAACTTAGGTAAATAAGCGTAAATGATTCATTGAGTTTCATTTTTTTTAAACACTATGGATACAAATTTAAGGAAAATATTTTCAACCTATTTTTTTGCCCTAAATAACCAGGAATTAAGGGCTGGAGCCCTTTTAAATTTTACATTTTAAATTTTACATTTTAAATTTATCTCCACGTATCTTTGCACCATGGCAAAAAGCAATAAATATTACGTCGTGTGGGCGGGCAATACGCCTGGCATCTACGAATCCTGGACTGAATGTCAATTACAAATAAAAGGATACCCGAATGCCAAATACAAAGCATTCAAAACACTGGCGGAAGCCAAAGCGGCTTTTGATGGTTCCTATGTAGATCATTTTGAAAAAAAAGGCACTAAATCACCAGCAGCCCTGAGTCCTGAGGCCCGAAAGGAAATTGTCTGGGACAGTATCTCCGTTGATGCGGCCTGCAGCGGCAATCCCGGCCTGATGGAATACCAGGGCGTGGACACCAAAAATAAAACCCGGATCTTTTATCAGAAATTTGAACTGGGCACCAATAATATCGGAGAGTTTCTTGCCCTGGTTCACGCCCTGGCGATGTTCAAAAAAACAGGGCAGAATACACCTATATATACAGACTCCCGAACGGCCATGGCCTGGGTGAGGAATAAAAAAGCGAAAACATTACTCAAAAAAACCTCCCAAACAGCGAAATTATACGAGCTCATCGACCGGGCGGAAACCTGGCTCAAAACCAATACCTACAACAATCCCATAATGAAATGGAAAACCGAAGAATGGGGAGAAATCCCCGCTGATTTTGGAAGAAAATAGGCTTGATACTATGATGCTATAATACTATGATTATTTGATGCTAGGATACTGCGATGCTAGAATGGTTTGATAATTAGTTTAAAAATCAAAATTCAAAGCATCAAATAATCGTAGCATCGCAGTATTAAAGCATCGTAGTATTAAAGCATCAAGCCTCCCTGTTTTTCTTATCGAGCAACTGCTTCATGAAATACCCGCTCACCAAAGCTACTCCCGTGGCGATCAAGGCTCCCTGAATATTTCCATAAATCCAGAATCCAATGGCAAAGAGCGATCCGTAAACCAAAAACACTCCTGAAAACATGCCTGCGAGTTCGCCGGGCAATTTTCCTACGGTAATATCTTTCTTTGTGATGGTGTTCTCAGACAAAGCCCTGTCGATAACGGGTTTCCAGCCTCTGCTGTGCGGACGGATCAGTTTGTAGAAACTCAACAGTTTTGAATAAT carries:
- a CDS encoding viroplasmin family protein yields the protein MAKSNKYYVVWAGNTPGIYESWTECQLQIKGYPNAKYKAFKTLAEAKAAFDGSYVDHFEKKGTKSPAALSPEARKEIVWDSISVDAACSGNPGLMEYQGVDTKNKTRIFYQKFELGTNNIGEFLALVHALAMFKKTGQNTPIYTDSRTAMAWVRNKKAKTLLKKTSQTAKLYELIDRAETWLKTNTYNNPIMKWKTEEWGEIPADFGRK